From a single Aspergillus puulaauensis MK2 DNA, chromosome 2, nearly complete sequence genomic region:
- a CDS encoding COP9 signalosome complex subunit 1 (COG:O,T;~EggNog:ENOG410PGAD;~InterPro:IPR019585,IPR036390,IPR033008,IPR000717;~PFAM:PF10602,PF01399;~go_component: GO:0008180 - COP9 signalosome [Evidence IEA];~go_process: GO:0000338 - protein deneddylation [Evidence IEA]): MEPIQADAGDGGPAGQYAAQTPGAMGADLESSNGIISSSGGPLVRVDDPPKFELESYIANYTGRTRFNRLYLIGTCSSYLAVEALKAAIAEAKSGKDVSRYLRSVQALAGAAPNEAEATIDKEWAERSQKVVKVETDRLEHELRGYKNNLIKESIRMGNEDLGQHYHQAGDLTSAFKAYSRMRDFCTTSSHVASMLFKVISVAIERGDWLSVQSNVHRLRGLGAKQEEQAKHQPKISTALGLSQLHSGSYIEAANSFISTDPSLGDSYNEVLSSNDVAVYGGLCALASMDRNELQRRVLDNNSFRNFLELEPHIRRAISFFCNSKFRPCLEILEAYRADYLLDIHLQRHVQTLYTRIRTKSIQQYLVPFNCVSLESMAKIFVLGTPAEQSSQTESNSAFVQELIGLIQDGTLDARIDLEKRVLVSSQGDKRTEVQEAVLDSLDTYVKEAHIRLLRSNTIRAGLEVRRLNDDPRPKFEERGGKRGHGTIGNILRATGMKQ; encoded by the exons ATGGAACCTATTCAGGCAGACGCTGGTGACGGTGGCCCGGCAGGTCAATATGCTGCACAGACACCCGGTGCAATGGGAGCAGACCTGGAGTCTTCGAATGGGATCATATCTTCATCTGGAGGCCCTCTTGTGAGGGTAGACG ATCCTCCTAAATTCGAACTGGAGTCATACATCGCGAACTACACTG GAAGAACTAGATTCAACCGCCTATATCTTATCGGAACCTGCTCATCATACCTCGCTGTCGAAGCCCTTAAAGCTGCCATTGCAGAAGCAAAATCCGGCAAAGATGTTTCTCGATACCTGCGCTCAGTCCAGGCACTAGCGGGAGCTGCACCGAATGAGGCCGAAGCTACTATTGATAAAGAGTGGGCGGAACGGTCACAGAAAGTCGTCAAAGTCGAAACGGACCGATTGGAGCATGAGCTCAGGGGATACAAGAATAACTTAATCAAAGAGAGTATTAGG ATGGGAAACGAAGATCTTGGACAGCATTATCACCAGGCTGGTGACTTGACGTCTGCATTCAAGGCATACTCGCGCATGAGGGACTTTTGTACGACGTCGAGCCACGTTGCATCAATGCTCTTCAAGGTTATAAGTGTGGCGATCGAACGCGGAGACTGGTTGAGCGTACAGTCCAACGTGCACCGGCTCCGGGGCCTGGGAGCGAAGCAGGAAGAGCAAGCCAAACATCAGCCAAAGATATCAACTGCTCTGGGCCTATCGCAGTTACATTCTGGATCATATATAGAAGCAGCAAACAGCTTCATATCGACAGATCCCAGCCTAGGAGACTCGTACAATGAGGTCTTGTCGTCCAACGATGTTGCGGTCTATGGTGGTCTCTGTGCCCTAGCGTCCATGGATCGAAATGAACTTCAGCGCCGCGTTCTGGACAACAATTCCTTCCGCAATTTCTTAGAACTGGAACCTCATATTCGCCGCGCCATTTCGTTCTTCTGCAACTCCAAATTCAGACCATGTCTTGAAATTCTCGAGGCATACCGCGCCGATTACCTGCTTGacatccacctccaacgCCACGTTCAAACCTTATACACCCGGATCCGCACAAAGTCCATTCAACAATACCTCGTCCCCTTTAACTGTGTATCGCTTGAatcgatggcgaagatcttcgtcctcggaaCCCCCGCAGAACAGTCCAGCCAAACAGAATCGAACTCAGCATTCGTCCAGGAATTGATCGGCCTGATTCAAGACGGTACACTGGACGCACGTATCGATTTAGAAAAGCGCGTTCTCGTTTCTAGCCAAGGTGACAAGCGCACAGAAGTGCAGGAAGCAGTCCTTGATAGCCTCGACACCTACGTCAAAGAAGCCCATATCCGACTCCTACGGTCCAACACAATACGCGCTGGCCTCGAAGTGCGTCGATTAAACGACGATCCTCGACCCAAGTTTGAGGAACGAGGTGGGAAGAGGGGTCACGGTACAATCGGGAATATTCTACGGGCTACTGGGATGAAGCAATAA
- a CDS encoding putative GPI anchored glycoprotein (COG:S;~EggNog:ENOG410PTTP;~SECRETED:SignalP(1-20)), with the protein MRPQTIGALALLGSVSLAAANDVVSLMLPMVDQQDLVAKVIGSDGPMTTYLIGCPEGADSNDCGVGNSMTVTAGHSTYIYEISFDDYSLRESCKYRSTTWVSCDVTNTQSDFSSVMAITTSIDVPYVAVTVTSTETDAVTVTSTAISTSAASAKSASGSESESSSSITAQPSGSASPTTDSGVDAEETSSDNAAMAQVTGSATQWLVSGAGMALALALA; encoded by the exons ATGCGCCCACAAACCATCGGGGCTCTCGCGCTTCTCGGCAGCGTCTCGCTCGCAGCGGCCAATGATGTTGTCTCTCTCATGCTTCCAATGGTGGATCAGCAAGATCTCGTTGCGAAAGTTATCGGCAGT GATGGCCCGATGACCACATACCTGATCGGTTGTCCGGAGGGCGCTGATTCTAACGATTGTGGTGTGGGGAATTCTATGACCGTTACCGCGGGGCATTCTACATACATTTACGAAATCTCCTTCGATGACTA CTCGCTTAGAGAAAGCTGCAAGTACCGCAGCACAACCTGGGTCTCCTGCGATGTGACAAACACCCAGTCGGATTTCTCCTCCGTCATGGCCATCACTACATCCATTGATGTGCCCTATGTCGCAGTAACTGTCACCTCAACTGAAACGGATGCAGTGACTGTCACCTCCACTGCAATTAGCACTTCTGCTGCGTCGGCGAAGTCCGCCTCTGggtccgagtccgagtcttCCTCGAGCATCACCGCTCAGCCCTCTGGATCTGCTTCACCTACCACCGACTCCGGTGTCGATGCCGAGGAGACTTCCTCCGACAACGCCGCCATGGCCCAAGTCACTGGCTCCGCGACGCAGTGGCTCGTTAGCGGCGCTGGTATGGCTCTTGCTCTTGCGCTGGCTTGA
- a CDS encoding putative MFS transporter (COG:G;~EggNog:ENOG410PJGR;~InterPro:IPR011701,IPR036259;~PFAM:PF07690;~TransMembrane:8 (i34-53o73-93i153-176o207-229i241-261o273-296i352-375o381-402i);~go_function: GO:0022857 - transmembrane transporter activity [Evidence IEA];~go_process: GO:0055085 - transmembrane transport [Evidence IEA]) — MVTAVLPVVTGGGPSPRIEGDQLEPNTDAPSSRLAGFVGMCTGCGALISLTILLPLPAHFQEMGLSPASAIQYTYYTTAVIAVVVSFCCSVGLRNLPGEDGKSWTALWTDLRSDTQTAEPTRHSSRTIYRTRFPYLNQLGSAISLGFRNRDIFIGYLGGFVARASSVGISLFIPLFVNNYYRRSGLCDEQPTEGPDPGDIKRSCPKAYVLASILTGVSQLIALLAAPAFGYLSERSRRYHLPLFIACLAGVVGYSVLAVLPSPEFKGEKGGPGIFVVMALVGVSQIGAIVCSLSVLSNGILSMTSSAEATQNAGNSQTPSTAPESDEQQPLLETPVHRKQQPSDLKGSISGVYSLFGGAGILLLTKLGGLLFDVLDSGAPFYIMAGFNGVLVLVGVLSGLTIHFKISQ; from the coding sequence ATGGTGACGGCCGTCTTACCAGTGGTTACCGGTGGAGGACCCAGCCCTCGAATTGAGGGTGACCAGTTAGAGCCAAACACTGATGCTCCCTCGTCCAGACTCGCCGGTTTTGTTGGGATGTGCACGGGATGTGGTGCTCTAATTTCCCTTACCAttctcctcccccttccgGCTCACTTTCAAGAAATGGGGCTTTCACCAGCGAGCGCTATCCAGTATACTTATTATACAACAGCTGTCATAGCTGTTGTGGTCAGTTTCTGTTGTTCTGTTGGGTTGAGAAACCTGCCTGGAGAAGACGGCAAGTCATGGACCGCGCTCTGGACGGATCTGCGGTCCGATACTCAAACAGCCGAACCCACCAGGCACTCTTCTCGCACAATATACAGAACGCGCTTTCCGTATCTGAACCAACTTGGCTCTGCAATTTCGCTGGGATTTCGCAATCGCGATATCTTTATCGGCTACCTTGGAGGGTTCGTAGCTCGAGCCTCCTCCGTCGGCATATCACTGTTTATCCCCTTATTTGTGAACAATTATTATCGCAGGTCTGGCCTCTGTGATGAACAGCCTACTGAAGGGCCCGATCCTGGGGACATAAAGCGGTCATGTCCGAAGGCCTATGTGCTCGCCTCAATCCTGACCGGCGTTTCTCAGCTTATAGCGCTACTCGCGGCTCCAGCCTTCGGGTATTTATCGGAAAGGTCGCGAAGATACCACCTACCACTTTTCATTGCATGTCTGGCTGGAGTCGTGGGATATTCGGTGCTTGCAGTCCTGCCTAGCCCCGAGTTCAAGGGCGAAAAAGGCGGGCCTGGGATCTTTGTAGTGATGGCATTGGTTGGGGTTAGCCAAATCGGCGCCATAGTGTGTAGTTTGTCAGTGTTGAGCAATGGTATCCTTAGCATGACATCTTCAGCCGAGGCAACACAAAACGCAGGCAACAGTCAGACTCCAAGCACGGCCCCAGAGTCCGACGAGCAACAGCCTTTGCTGGAAACACCTGTTCATCGAAAACAGCAGCCCTCGGATCTGAAAGGCTCAATTTCCGGGGTATATTCTCTGTTTGGAGGAGCCGGGATCTTGTTGCTCACCAAACTcggggggttgttgtttgacGTTTTAGACTCAGGCGCTCCCTTCTACATCATGGCCGGCTTTAACGGCGTTCTGGTGCTTGTCGGCGTTCTTAGCGGCCTAACCATCCACTTCAAAATAAGCCAGTAG
- the hrdA gene encoding E3 ubiquitin-protein ligase HRD1 (BUSCO:EOG09263X0V;~COG:O;~EggNog:ENOG410PGY0;~InterPro:IPR001841,IPR024766,IPR013083;~PFAM:PF00097,PF13445,PF13639,PF12678;~TransMembrane:5 (n3-14c19/20o43-60i98-118o138-160i172-195o276-297i);~go_function: GO:0008270 - zinc ion binding [Evidence IEA]) — translation MRFAAYAGASVALASGVFLKALHQRANFYSACVYLSQSSANLMILTNVCLLAVGFLLFWLQRLLYGPLRPIETEQLYEKAWFAVTETCLAMTIFRGELGAWFLVMFVSLLVGKVWGWIGEGRVEFLEQQPPANPFLFHIRLAVSLLLSVLFNMFMLKYCIDTVLEQARPDMMVMFGFEFAVLTILSSSTAARYSISLVEIYVNHQQLKTRVEERRQEIRTAREQAEAEHAASEDHTTTPDLPNENDINEMELDIAGWEEKGRWVFYLDLLTDFLKLTVYLSFFFILFTFYGLPIHILRDVVVTIRSFGRRIMDFVRYRNATRDMNERYPDATAEEVAREEVCIICREEMTHWQPGDGPAARVSERLRPKKLPCGHILHFSCLRSWLERQQNCPTCRRPVIAPPRTQGAAGVNPGQGNGGAGQRQNMPPGNQPVDRNGPADGLPRARIYQFGPFRIGFGAGRGDLFNNLHQQIHQGNAPWQPANNANPAGARQIGFGFGLGRPPQPPPAPAATQGVPTATSSVPNLQNQLLQMEQQIVNEINSLRVTADQLNLVRLLQTELQRLRTLQSQPTDTQNNIPQSPSLSIPHTSPGTMRNQFVSDPGTPSIGSGDPRLPEGLTLPQGWTLVPLHSAQGSSRSLNDIVDPTSLESAPAVPTSDDVSGSQFPADAESQGLSGSNDAAASSTPRPSEPPNWRSGTNPLTTDPSTEPLSQHWTDLSAESEMAGSLATSSNTQAEPHRLEHGGESPTEAETSESPSKGKARMATVEDVADDETRS, via the exons ATGAGGTTCGCTGCTTATGCTGGG GCCTCGGTAGCTCTGGCGAGTGGTGTATTTTTGAAAGCGCTTCATCAGAGGGCGAATTTCTATTCTGCTTGCGTGTATCTCTCTCAGAGCAGTGCCAATCTCATG ATCCTGACGAATGTATGCCTTCTGGCCGTTGGATTTCTGCTCTTCTGGCTCCAACGTCTGCTTTATGGCCCCCTCCGGCCCATCGAAACAGAGCAACTTTATGAGAAGGCGTGGTTTGCCGTGACGGAGACATGTTTGGCCATGACGATATTTCGGGGAGAACTAGGGGCCTGGTTCTTGGTTATGTTTGTTTCTCTGCTTGTTGGAAAGGTCTGGGGGTGGATTGGGGAAGGCCGTGTGGAGTTTCTCGAACAGCAGCCCCCCGCGAACCCTTTTCTGTTTCACATCAGATTGGCGGTCTCCTTATTACTATCTGTCTTATTCAACATGTTCATGCTGAAATATTGCATCGACACCGTTCTCGAGCAAGCGCGGCCGGACATGATGGTGATGTTTGGTTTTGAATTCGCCGTGCTGACAATCCTCTCGTCTTCGACTGCCGCAAGGTATTCCATTTCGCTTGTAGAAATCTACGTCAATCACCAACAGTTGAAAACCCGCGTCGAGGAACGGCGCCAGGAGATCAGGACTGCTCGCGAGCAGGCTGAAGCGGAGCACGCGGCATCCGAAGATCACACCACAACCCCGGATTTACCGAATGAGAATGACATCAATGAGATGGAACTTGACATCGCCGGCTGGGAGGAAAAAGGACGCTGGGTTTTCTATTTGGATCTTCTCACCGATTTCCTCAAACTTACCGTTTAcctgtctttcttttttatactttttacTTTCTACGGTCTGCCCATCCATATTCTTCGCGATGTGGTGGTCACCATACGATCATTTGGCCGGCGAATTATGGATTTCGTGCGATACCGAAACGCCACACGTGATATGAACGAGAGATACCCAGACGCCACCGCTGAGGAAGTCGCAAGGGAAGAGGTGTGCATCATTTGCCGGGAGGAGATGACTCACTGGCAACCTGGAGATGGACCGGCTGCACGAGTTTCCGAGCGACTACGCCCCAAGAAACTCCCATGTGGCCACATTCTACATTTCTCTTGCCTCCGAAGTTGGCTGGAAAGACAGCAGAATTGCCCGACATGTAGACGACCGGTCATCGCGCCTCCTCGTACCCAAGGGGCAGCTGGGGTAAATCCAGGCCAAGGGAACGGTGGTGCCGGCCAACGACAGAATATGCCACCCGGAAACCAACCCGTCGACCGAAACGGACCAGCGGATGGTCTTCCAAGGGCTCGAATTTACCAGTTCGGCCCGTTCAGAATTGGCTTTGGCGCAGGAAGGGGAGATCttttcaacaacctccatcaacagATTCATCAGGGTAACGCACCCTGGCAGCCTGCTAATAACGCTAATCCTGCTGGTGCCAGACAaattggctttggctttggacttggacgacctccacaaccaccacctgcTCCCGCCGCAACCCAAGGGGTACCGACGGCCACGTCAAGTGTGCCCAACCTGCAAAACCAGCTACTACAGATGGAGCAGCAGATCGTAAATGAGATCAATAGCCTGCGCGTTACGGCTGATCAGCTGAACCTGGTTAGGCTATTGCAGACGGAGCTTCAGCGCCTTCGTACCCTGCAGTCCCAACCAACAGATACCCAGAACAACATTCCACAAAGCCCTTCTTTATCCATACCCCATACATCACCCGGCACCATGCGCAATCAATTTGTTTCTGATCCGGGTACACCGTCTATTGGATCCGGAGACCCCCGTCTTCCTGAGGGGTTGACTCTTCCCCAAGGCTGGACCCTGGTTCCTCTCCACTCCGCACAAGGATCGAGTAGATCGTTGAACGACATTGTGGATCCAACTTCACTGGAATCCGCGCCTGCTGTACCGACGTCTGATGACGTCTCCGGTTCACAATTCCCGGCGGACGCTGAAAGCCAAGGACTGAGTGGTAGTAACGATGCCGCGGCCTCATCCACTCCCCGGCCTTCGGAGCCACCAAATTGGAGATCGGGAACCAACCCACTCACAACAGATCCCAGCACTGAACCTCTCTCTCAGCACTGGACCGATCTCAGTGCGGAGAGCGAAATGGCGGGTAGTTTAGCTACTTCAAGTAACACACAAGCTGAGCCTCACAGGCTTGAGCACGGTGGGGAGTCACCGACTGAAGCCGAGACATCAGAATCACCGTCCAAGGGAAAGGCGCGAATGGCTACAGTAGAAGACGTAGCAGATGATGAGACACGATCATGA
- a CDS encoding DUF3431 domain-containing protein (COG:S;~EggNog:ENOG410PHVY;~InterPro:IPR021838;~PFAM:PF11913;~TransMembrane:1 (i7-25o)) encodes MAGTRRFVPLIGLSFFLICLWGLYVCSKQWREMSQAVGLGELAIKPSPTPYGRFNISEVPKVPYAPRPKFSPGAVRPDDYEYTKTLVVPRTSYEDVSWMDSEIPGWETAIYVVDDPSAPLHPPKNKGHEVMVYLSYLIEHYDQLPDIIAFMHSHQFAWHNDDLLDGNSAEVLKRLRPERVIREGYMNLRCGWGPGCPDWMHPGTLEEDESKQEEILLARSWGEIFPDFAIPDVLAQPCCAQFAVSRDRVLAIPRARFVFYRDWVLRTELSDFISGRIWEYLWHVVFTGQNVVCAEEHVCFCDGYGICFNDGGEYDAFRNMDSERESLEDELRRWHSRTAVVEAARRRGTLGQKSHLQFPEPGRDIELEELIAKKVELKDEMFRNATLRGENSNSRYKITGIA; translated from the coding sequence ATGGCGGGAACGCGGCGCTTCGTTCCCCTCATTGGCCTCAGCTTTTTTCTCATCTGCCTATGGGGTCTCTATGTTTGCTCTAAACAATGGAGGGAAATGTCACAAGCTGTTGGTTTAGGTGAGCTTGCAATTAAGCCATCGCCAACTCCGTACGGCCGTTTCAATATCAGTGAAGTACCGAAGGTGCCGTACGCTCCTCGCCCTAAATTTAGCCCGGGAGCTGTCAGGCCCGATGATTACGAGTACACAAAAACACTGGTGGTGCCGCGAACAAGTTATGAGGATGTCTCATGGATGGACTCCGAGATTCCAGGCTGGGAAACCGCTATATACGTCGTTGACGACCCTTCTGCACCTCTGCATCCACCAAAGAATAAAGGACACGAGGTAATGGTCTATTTGAGCTACCTCATCGAACATTACGACCAACTACCGGACATAATTGCATTCATGCACTCGCACCAATTCGCATGGCATAACGACGACCTTCTGGACGGGAACTCCGCTGAAGTTTTGAAGCGGTTGCGCCCAGAGCGAGTTATCAGGGAAGGGTACATGAACTTGCGTTGCGGCTGGGGGCCTGGTTGTCCTGACTGGATGCATCCAGGGACTctagaagaagacgagagcAAACAGGAGGAAATCCTGCTCGCCAGATCCTGGGGAGAGATCTTTCCGGACTTCGCTATTCCGGATGTGCTCGCTCAGCCATGTTGCGCCCAGTTTGCTGTGTCGCGCGACCGAGTTCTCGCCATTCCCCGAGCACGTTTTGTCTTTTACCGAGACTGGGTTCTCCGCACGGAACTGAGCGATTTCATCTCAGGTCGTATCTGGGAATACCTTTGGCACGTTGTTTTTACAGGCCAGAACGTGGTATGCGCGGAAGAACACGTGTGCTTCTGTGACGGGTATGGAATCTGCTTCAATGATGGGGGGGAATATGATGCATTTCGAAACATGGACTCGGAACGTGAATCCCTCGAGGATGAGCTTAGACGTTGGCACAGTCGAACCGCCGTGGTTGAAGCTGCTCGACGCCGTGGTACGCTCGGACAGAAGAGTCACCTGCAATTTCCCGAACCGGGACGCGATATCGAACTCGAAGAGCTAATCGCGAAAAAGGTGGAGCTGAAGGATGAGATGTTCCGCAATGCTACGCTGCGTGGAGAGAACTCCAATTCTCGGTACAAGATAACGGGTATTGCATAA
- a CDS encoding uncharacterized protein (COG:S;~EggNog:ENOG410PPIF), producing the protein MTSTAPSNQQHPQATSGEFTSNQPPASSNTDQSTHIATSGYAPSENQLAGLVEAATAAADQDVSEWAAAAAVAAAAGAAGNQHHLEGYAADMQLEDDGFGDGGYAGMASGRQYRGPGSASGNEHNQSSGLVRTATKKRKRNEDALDPALAAASAGLGSNQGQPQHQHQPQHVSHHANPYGGDDLEIRNTPPQSLADARAVGLHSAAALFRQTSTNKKYTRPPMSKMFTSLELSPENFLHLQAAAKGYMLDDRHPERRDCVGQRGKGDTEMVKLRLWNCVRHFLEVEGNGPRFFGEHVVNEGMPPRTYVWPRDQQKIIALVIPLLRRMVTNERQRQYAVETRKGGPDTRRRRKTEDSIQDFHSASPPRFPSDDHLQMQAHHQLPEGYSSVQHPPPAPPPHAESTVQPTDLGLTDLFLDGYANDWNSISKSYDTYNQDYELDNLWSLSGLQLGDWRGLVAAVDSHYQIVHSGDCNCTPDCEDDNVGRILNSDSTSDLRWRIGGAAERPARNEFASSITRDVSRVIRDNIAAKQGVQNHTPLPQTQPMPPLTFSSSTDTPSTNPPTTSPLHLRINILQSGKRILPSFDLPASQCPGIANAKQLLSHKFAGELPGIPSDPDADPNAWNASIGWKFRVWLPEGLTTVENDGDWTLALLAAEKVDWMDGELKVLVDIENS; encoded by the exons ATGACGTCTACAGCACCTTCGAATCAGCAACACCCTCAAGCCACATCCGGCGAATTCACCAGTAATCAACCACCGGCTTCCTCAAATACGGATCAGAGCACACACATCGCGACAAGTGGGTATGCGCCGAGCGAGAATCAGCTTGCTGGATTGGTAGAAGCAGctacggcggcggcggatcaAGATGTGTCCGAGTGGGCAGCCGCGGCCGCGGTTGCTGCAGCAGCTGGCGCAGCCGGGAACCAGCACCACCTCGAGGGCTATGCGGCTGATATGCAATTAGAGGATGATGGTTTTGGTGATGGGGGTTACGCGGGGATGGCTAGCGGGCGACAATACCGCGGTCCCGGGTCAGCGTCTGGCAATGAACACAACCAATCATCGGGATTGGTTCGGACGGCAACGAAGAAgcgaaaaagaaacgaggATGCACTTGATCCGGCTTTAGCTGCTGCAAGTGCCGGACTTGGCTCGAACCAGGGTCAAccgcaacatcaacatcagccTCAACATGTCAGTCATCATGCGAATCCTTACGGTGGCGACGACCTGGAGATTCGCAATACTCCACCACAATCGCTTGCGGATGCGCGGGCTGTTGGCTTGCACTCTGCAGCGGCGCTGTTTCGGCAAACTTCAACCAACAAGAAGTATACGCGGCCGCCGATGTCAAAAATGTTCACGTCGCTTGAGCTATCGCCGGAGAATTTCTTGCATTTACAGGCAGCAGCCAAAGGATACATGTTGGATGATAGACACCCAGAGCGCCGTGATTGCGTGGGTCAACGTGGGAAAGGAGATACGGAGATGGTCAAACTACGATTATGGAACTGTGTGCGCCACTTCCTCGAGGTTGAGGGCAATGGTCCGCGATTTTTCGGTGAGCACGTGGTTAACGAGGGCATGCCACCCCGAACATACGTCTGGCCTAGAGACCAGCAGAAGATAATCGCGCTCGTTATCCCGTTATTGAGGCGCATGGTCACGAATGAACGCCAACGACAATATGCTGTCGAAACCAGAAAGGGCGGCCCCGACACACGAAGAAGGCGTAAGACAGAAGACAGCATCCAAGATTTTCACAGCGCTAGCCCGCCTAGATTCCCGTCCGACGATCACCTTCAGATGCAGGCGCATCACCAGCTTCCGGAGGGATATAGCTCAGTTCAGCACCCTCCACCGGCGCCGCCTCCTCACGCGGAGTCAACTGTGCAGCCCACAGACTTGGGTCTTACTGACCTTTTCCTCGACGGTTATGCCAACGATTGGAATTCAATTTCCAAGTCGTATGATACATATAACCAAGACTACGAACTTGACAATTTATGGTCCCTTTCTGGATTGCAACTAGGGGATTGGCGGGGTCTTGTGGCGGCAGTTGATAGTCATTATCAAATCGTTCACAGTGGAGACTGCAACTGTACCCCAGACTGTGAAGACGACAATGTAGGACGCATTCTCAATTCAGACAGCACCTCAGATTTACGGTGGCGCATCGGTGGAGCTGCGGAACGTCCTGCCAGGAACGAATT TGCAAGCAGCATTACGCGCGATGTATCGCGTGTTATTCGAGATAACATAGCTGCGAAGCAAGGCGTCCAAAACCATACGCCACTGCCTCAAACTCAACCTATGCCACCCCTGACCTTCTCAAGTTCAACCGACACTCCTAGCACAAACCCCCCTACTACATCACCTCTCCATCTACGAATAAACATACTACAGAGCGGAAAGCGTATTCTTCCCTCTTTCGATCTACCCGCCAGCCAGTGTCCTGGTATTGCAAATGCGAAACAACTTCTGTCCCATAAATTTGCTGGTGAACTCCCCGGTATTCCATCGGATCCTGACGCGGACCCcaatgcctggaatgcaTCCATCGGATGGAAATTTAGAGTTTGGCTGCCAGAAGGACTCACCACTGTGGAGAATGACGGTGACTGGACTCTAGCTCTactggcggcggagaaggtTGACTGGATGGATGGCGAGTTGAAGGTTCTCGTTGACATCGAGAATTCATAG
- a CDS encoding ribonuclease P subunit p30 family protein (BUSCO:EOG09264THP;~COG:J;~EggNog:ENOG410PG4W;~InterPro:IPR016195,IPR002738;~PFAM:PF01876;~go_function: GO:0003824 - catalytic activity [Evidence IEA];~go_function: GO:0004526 - ribonuclease P activity [Evidence IEA];~go_process: GO:0008033 - tRNA processing [Evidence IEA]), translated as MFYDLNVPYSPGDPEASATLSFLAELGYTTVALSQTITGKLPPNPTPPALPSDIPKGLSVLTRLNLPLSDPAQNQRLTSIAQAYDLVALRPSNEKALLNACTNAECDIISLDLSVRHPYHFKFKMLSAAIARGIRFEICYGPGITGSGLEPRRNLIGNAMSLIRATRGRGIIVSSEAKKALGVRAPFDVVNLACVWGLSQELGKEAICAESRKVVALAQLKRTSWRGIIDVVDGGQIPPPKSNAPAVGTSGSGSKSKTESNGDNLKRKASVGAEPVADAADKPLSKREMKRRSKKARLEAALGGSDASPAT; from the exons ATGTTCTATGACCTGAACGTACCCTACAGCCCAGGTGATCCTGAGGCCTCCGCAACGCTCAGCTTCCTTGCCGAAT TGGGCTACACAACGGTCGCTCTTTCGCAGACGATTACCGGAAAACTTCCCCCAAATCCTACACCCCCGGCGCTTCCCAGCGACATTCCGAAAGGCCTTTCAGTCCTCACGCGCCTCAACTTGCCCCTCTCCGATCCCGCACAGAATCAGCGCCTCACCAGCATAGCTCAAGCCTACGACTTGGTCGCCCTACGCCCAAGTAACGAGAAAGCGTTATTGAATGCATGTACAAATGCGGAATGCGATATCATTTCCCTGGACCTGTCCGTCAGGCATCCCTATCACTTCAAGTTTAAGATGCTCTCGGCTGCCATCGCACGCGGTATCCGCTTTGAGATATGCTACGGACCGGGAATCACAGGAAGTGGACTAGAGCCACGCCGGAATCTCATCGGTAACGCAATGTCCTTGATTCGCGCAACCCGCGGGCGGGGCATCATAGTGTCAAGTGAGGCCAAGAAAGCATTAGGCGTGCGGGCTCCGTTCGATGTGGTCAATCTAGCATGCGTGTGGGGCCTGTCACAGGAGCTCGGTAAAGAGGCGATCTGCGCAGAATCACGAAAAGTCGTCGCTCTAGCCCAGCTAAAGCGAACCAGCTGGCGCGGTATTatcgatgttgttgatggcggaCAAATACCTCCCCCGAAGTCAAATGCTCCCGCAGTTGGCACGAGTGGCAGTGGATCCAAGTCTAAGACAGAGAGTAACGGCGACAACTTGAAAAGGAAGGCATCGGTTGGTGCGGAGCCAGTCGCAGACGCAGCCGATAAGCCTCTTTCTAAGCGCGAGATGAAACGTCGATCCAAGAAAGCTCGATTAGAGGCAGCCCTAGGAGGTTCTGATGCATCCCCAGCAACTTGA